A stretch of the Terriglobales bacterium genome encodes the following:
- a CDS encoding Xaa-Pro peptidase family protein, translating to MRATRTLVIALLLLSPLAAAIERQPNADYRARRQKLADAAGTGVVVMFAATEAEGPNALYGFRQDDDFYYLTGWSEPGAALLIAPAAKAVGENKERPYTEILFLPAHNATQEKWTGPKLGPENPRAKELTGFDDVKVLDQMRDELVRLLPAPRATVYSDLAAWDESRPATIPLQWLRRANSFPNYISFEDAAPLVARLRMTKDAGELALIKKATDASVAAHLATFQAIKPGVTEREISALMQYEFGRRGCERPAYAPIVGSGLYSTVLHYSADSQTMQASDVVVMDVGGEYSMYATDITRTLPVSGKFTARQREIYDIVYGAQQAAIAAFQPGKSALSGQSPNSLYKVAYDYINTHGRDSHGQPLGKYFIHGLGHHVGLNVHDANDPSVPLDKGMVFTLEPGIYIPEEKLGIRLEDIFYVDANGRLVNMSAAIPRTAEEIEKAMGK from the coding sequence ATGAGAGCCACTCGAACGCTTGTCATCGCCCTCCTTCTGCTTTCCCCGTTAGCCGCCGCGATCGAGCGGCAGCCCAACGCCGACTACCGCGCGCGCCGGCAGAAGCTCGCGGACGCCGCCGGCACCGGCGTGGTCGTGATGTTCGCCGCCACCGAGGCCGAAGGTCCGAACGCGCTCTACGGCTTCCGGCAGGACGACGACTTCTACTACCTGACCGGCTGGTCGGAGCCGGGCGCGGCGCTCCTCATCGCGCCGGCAGCGAAGGCGGTGGGCGAGAACAAGGAGCGCCCCTACACCGAGATCCTCTTCCTGCCGGCGCACAACGCGACGCAGGAGAAGTGGACCGGCCCGAAGCTCGGCCCGGAGAACCCGCGCGCGAAGGAGCTGACCGGCTTCGACGACGTGAAGGTGCTCGACCAGATGCGCGACGAACTGGTGCGCCTGCTGCCGGCGCCGCGCGCGACCGTCTACTCGGACCTCGCGGCCTGGGACGAGAGCCGGCCGGCGACCATCCCGCTGCAGTGGCTGCGCCGCGCGAACTCGTTCCCCAACTACATCAGCTTCGAGGACGCCGCGCCGCTGGTCGCGCGCCTGCGCATGACCAAGGACGCGGGCGAGCTCGCGCTCATCAAGAAGGCGACCGACGCCTCCGTCGCGGCGCACCTGGCGACCTTCCAGGCGATCAAGCCGGGCGTGACCGAGCGCGAGATCTCCGCGCTCATGCAGTACGAGTTCGGGCGGCGCGGCTGCGAGCGACCCGCGTACGCCCCGATCGTCGGCTCGGGCCTCTACTCGACCGTGCTGCACTACTCCGCCGACTCCCAGACCATGCAGGCCAGCGACGTGGTGGTGATGGACGTGGGCGGCGAGTACTCGATGTACGCCACCGACATCACGCGCACGCTGCCGGTCTCCGGCAAGTTCACGGCGCGGCAGCGCGAGATCTACGACATCGTCTACGGCGCGCAGCAGGCGGCCATCGCGGCCTTCCAGCCGGGCAAGTCGGCGCTCAGCGGCCAGAGCCCGAACTCGCTCTACAAGGTCGCCTACGACTACATCAACACGCACGGCAGGGATTCGCACGGCCAGCCGCTGGGCAAGTACTTCATCCACGGGCTCGGGCACCACGTCGGCCTGAACGTGCACGACGCCAACGACCCTTCCGTGCCGCTCGACAAAGGCATGGTGTTCACGCTCGAGCCCGGCATCTACATCCCGGAAGAAAAGCTGGGGATCCGGCTGGAGGACATCTTCTACGTCGACGCGAACGGCAGGCTGGTGAACATGAGCGCGGCCATCCCGCGCACGGCGGAGGAGATCGAGAAGGCGATGGGAAAGTAA
- a CDS encoding biotin transporter BioY produces the protein MNRAAEKIAPRTHVEVPSLLLDAGLVVAASALVALAARFSLPLPGTPVPLSLVNFAVLLVGLTLGAKRGFAALVLYLAEGAAGLPVFSPAGPGGILQLLGPTGGFLMSYPFVALLAGWAFRAGKRDFKGALIGATAGELLLFALGVNWLLLLFRVPLSQAVAWGLYPFFAAEVLKVVAAAGLASRWSLRK, from the coding sequence ATGAATCGAGCCGCCGAGAAGATCGCTCCCCGCACCCACGTGGAAGTCCCCAGCCTGCTGCTGGACGCCGGCCTGGTGGTCGCCGCCAGCGCGCTGGTCGCGCTCGCCGCACGCTTCAGCCTGCCGCTGCCGGGGACGCCGGTGCCGCTCTCGCTGGTGAACTTCGCGGTGCTGCTGGTCGGCCTTACGCTGGGCGCCAAGCGCGGCTTCGCGGCGCTGGTCCTGTACTTGGCGGAAGGCGCCGCGGGATTGCCCGTGTTCAGCCCGGCCGGACCGGGCGGCATCCTGCAGCTCCTCGGTCCCACCGGCGGCTTCCTGATGTCGTACCCGTTCGTCGCGCTGCTGGCGGGCTGGGCATTCCGCGCCGGCAAGCGGGACTTCAAAGGCGCGCTCATCGGCGCCACCGCGGGCGAGCTGCTGCTCTTCGCTCTGGGCGTGAACTGGCTGCTGCTGCTGTTCCGCGTGCCGCTCTCCCAGGCGGTCGCGTGGGGCCTGTATCCATTCTTCGCGGCGGAAGTGCTGAAAGTCGTCGCGGCCGCCGGGCTCGCGAGCCGCTGGAGTTTGCGCAAGTAG
- a CDS encoding MqnA/MqnD/SBP family protein, translating into MPSATSTKVRDISVAHSPDSDDAFMFYALATNKVRVPGLKFNHTLTDIETLNRKAREGKGFYDVTAISFHAYPYIQDNYALLPSGGSVGEGYGPMIIASKALSAEEVTSRKIAIPGTLTTAYLALKLFAPQVETEVVPFDQIMPQVEAGKYEAGLIIHEGQIMYDRHGLHKVVDLGKWWRDRTGLPLPLGGNAIKRSLGKETIAQVSKALKDSIQYALDHRDEALEYAMQFARDLDRSLANRFVSMYVNERTVDYGEEGRRAIKLLLDEGHKAKIIPHKAKVDFVE; encoded by the coding sequence ATGCCCTCGGCAACTTCCACCAAAGTGCGCGACATCTCGGTAGCGCACTCGCCCGACTCCGACGACGCCTTCATGTTCTACGCGCTCGCGACCAACAAGGTCCGCGTACCGGGGCTGAAGTTCAACCACACGCTCACCGACATCGAGACGCTCAACCGCAAGGCGCGCGAGGGCAAGGGCTTCTACGACGTCACCGCCATCAGCTTCCACGCCTATCCTTATATCCAGGATAACTACGCGCTGCTGCCCTCGGGCGGCTCGGTCGGCGAAGGCTACGGCCCGATGATCATCGCCTCCAAGGCGCTCTCGGCCGAAGAGGTCACGAGCAGGAAGATCGCCATCCCCGGCACGCTGACCACGGCGTACCTCGCGCTCAAGCTGTTCGCGCCGCAGGTCGAGACCGAGGTCGTGCCGTTCGACCAGATCATGCCGCAGGTCGAGGCCGGCAAGTACGAAGCCGGGCTCATCATCCACGAAGGCCAGATCATGTACGACCGTCACGGCCTGCATAAGGTCGTGGACCTCGGCAAGTGGTGGCGCGACAGGACCGGGCTGCCGCTGCCGCTGGGCGGCAACGCCATCAAGCGCTCGCTCGGCAAGGAGACCATCGCGCAGGTCTCGAAGGCCCTGAAGGACTCCATCCAGTACGCGCTCGACCATCGCGACGAGGCGCTGGAATACGCCATGCAGTTCGCGCGCGACCTCGACCGCTCGCTCGCCAACCGGTTCGTCTCCATGTACGTGAACGAGCGGACGGTGGACTACGGCGAGGAAGGCCGCCGCGCCATCAAGCTGCTGCTGGACGAGGGGCACAAGGCGAAGATCATCCCGCACAAGGCCAAGGTGGATTTCGTGGAGTAG